A single genomic interval of Mucilaginibacter robiniae harbors:
- a CDS encoding glycosyltransferase family 2 protein, producing the protein MRGSFVLVNYNRREELLITLAKTKAIIAQSRGEYEIVVVDNASTDGSSAAVKAQHDDVVLIENPVNTGAPAWNLGFARARGEYFIIIDDDSHVVSGLQEALDHMDVHQDIGVLALNVLTGPYTSAGWGWQDGQNIVGFIGCGAIYRKKVYEQVGGYADWIFLYANEWDLGLRVIDAGYRVSYFADCTVDHRTSALNRTNKRLRILCTKHEMGIIYKHFNTSRWKYISRLILNNLKPLQRGHFKETYYNILGFYEFFRFRKSLKQTPVSMATQNFFLNNFTTARFAFGFIKYNATRVARVLKIKPAHTFIKAK; encoded by the coding sequence ATGAGAGGATCATTTGTACTGGTAAACTATAACCGCAGGGAAGAGTTGTTAATAACGCTCGCTAAAACCAAGGCGATTATTGCGCAAAGCCGAGGCGAGTATGAGATTGTGGTGGTGGATAATGCTTCTACGGATGGCAGCTCAGCAGCAGTGAAGGCGCAGCATGATGATGTGGTGCTGATTGAAAATCCGGTCAATACCGGAGCACCAGCCTGGAATTTGGGTTTTGCAAGAGCCAGGGGAGAATACTTTATTATTATTGATGATGACAGTCATGTAGTTTCGGGCTTGCAGGAGGCTTTAGATCACATGGATGTGCATCAGGATATAGGCGTGCTGGCTTTGAATGTGCTGACGGGTCCGTACACAAGTGCAGGCTGGGGCTGGCAGGATGGGCAGAACATTGTAGGCTTTATTGGCTGCGGAGCTATTTATCGTAAAAAGGTGTATGAACAGGTAGGCGGTTATGCAGACTGGATCTTTTTGTATGCCAATGAATGGGATTTAGGTTTGAGGGTGATAGATGCGGGTTATCGGGTGTCGTACTTTGCTGATTGCACGGTGGATCACCGAACCAGTGCCCTCAACAGGACCAATAAACGCCTGCGCATTTTATGTACTAAACATGAAATGGGTATTATTTACAAACACTTTAATACTTCCAGATGGAAGTATATATCCCGTTTAATTTTAAACAACTTAAAGCCCCTTCAAAGAGGGCATTTCAAGGAAACATATTATAACATTCTTGGCTTTTACGAATTTTTTAGGTTTCGTAAATCATTAAAGCAAACGCCTGTTTCCATGGCTACGCAAAACTTCTTTTTGAATAATTTCACAACCGCACGCTTTGCTTTTGGTTTCATAAAATATAATGCTACAAGAGTAGCCAGAGTTTTAAAAATAAAGCCTGCACATACTTTTATTAAAGCTAAATAG
- the accB gene encoding acetyl-CoA carboxylase biotin carboxyl carrier protein encodes MDIKQIQDLIRFVSKSGVNEVSIEQNDFKITIKTNQAPTIVNATIPGQQPISAAAPVSTPVAVAHTPAPAEAPAAADVSKYVTIKSPMIGTFYRSSSPEKPSFANIGDEIQAGSVLCIIEAMKLFNEIESEVSGRIVKILVDNSSPVEYDQPLFLVEPM; translated from the coding sequence ATGGATATTAAACAAATTCAGGACCTGATTCGCTTCGTGTCCAAATCGGGCGTAAACGAAGTATCGATTGAACAAAACGATTTTAAAATCACTATCAAAACCAATCAGGCCCCTACTATTGTTAATGCTACCATTCCGGGACAGCAACCTATATCTGCGGCTGCACCTGTATCTACACCAGTAGCTGTAGCCCACACACCGGCTCCAGCCGAAGCACCAGCAGCTGCCGATGTTTCCAAATATGTTACTATCAAATCGCCGATGATTGGTACCTTCTACCGTTCATCATCTCCTGAAAAACCATCGTTTGCTAATATAGGCGACGAAATACAAGCAGGTAGCGTATTGTGTATTATAGAAGCCATGAAACTGTTTAATGAAATTGAATCAGAAGTTTCAGGCCGTATCGTGAAAATATTGGTTGATAATTCTTCACCAGTAGAGTACGACCAACCGCTGTTTTTAGTAGAACCGATGTAA
- a CDS encoding ABC transporter permease encodes MHESDKYWEIKPDTSLFDVKLKETLEYRDLLWLLVKRDFVSFYKQTILGPIWFFLQPIFTVVIFSLIFGGVAGISTDGLPKPLFYLAGVITWNYFSDCLIKTSAVFRDNAYIFGKVYFPRLIMALSIIFSNLVRFGVQLLLFILMMLYYYITGMQYHITQYLILFPLLIMLMAGLGLGLGMIISALTTKYRDLAFLVNFGVPLLMYSTTVAYPLSATPARFVSIVKCNPMTSIIETFRMGFLGAATFSWSMLAYTTVVTLIILLVGVIVFNKVQKNFIDTV; translated from the coding sequence ATGCATGAATCTGATAAATACTGGGAGATAAAGCCTGATACTTCGTTATTTGATGTTAAGCTTAAAGAAACACTGGAGTACCGCGACTTGCTATGGCTATTGGTTAAGCGTGATTTTGTTTCCTTTTATAAGCAGACCATATTAGGACCGATATGGTTCTTTTTACAGCCCATCTTCACCGTTGTGATTTTTTCCTTAATTTTTGGTGGTGTGGCAGGTATATCAACTGATGGGCTTCCTAAACCTTTGTTTTATTTGGCAGGTGTAATTACCTGGAATTACTTTTCTGATTGCCTCATTAAAACCTCAGCCGTGTTCAGAGACAATGCTTACATATTTGGAAAGGTATATTTCCCACGGTTAATTATGGCACTCAGTATTATATTTTCAAACCTGGTAAGGTTTGGCGTACAGTTGCTGTTGTTTATACTAATGATGCTGTACTACTATATTACAGGTATGCAGTATCACATTACACAATACCTGATTTTATTTCCATTATTGATCATGCTAATGGCAGGTTTAGGTTTAGGCTTAGGCATGATTATATCCGCCCTAACTACCAAATACCGCGACTTGGCATTTCTGGTTAATTTTGGTGTGCCTTTACTCATGTATTCTACTACTGTTGCTTATCCGTTGTCAGCTACTCCTGCAAGGTTTGTCAGTATTGTTAAGTGTAATCCAATGACCAGCATTATTGAAACATTCAGAATGGGCTTTTTAGGGGCGGCAACATTTAGCTGGAGCATGTTGGCTTATACAACAGTAGTTACATTGATAATTTTATTAGTAGGAGTTATTGTGTTCAATAAAGTTCAAAAAAACTTTATTGACACGGTATAA
- the accC gene encoding acetyl-CoA carboxylase biotin carboxylase subunit: protein MFKKILIANRGEIALRVIRTCKEMGIKTVAVYSTADRDSLHVRFADEAVCIGPPASRDSYLNIPNIISAAELTNADAIHPGYGFLSENAKFSAICAEYGIKFIGATADQINAMGDKASAKATMKKAGVPTIPGSEGLLHDVKEGINVANKIGYPIILKATAGGGGRGMRIVWNDLEFEPAWDSARAEAGAAFGNDGIYLEKYVEDPRHIEIQVVGDQYGKVCHLSERDCSIQRRHQKLVEESPSPFITEKLRRKMGEAAIKGAKAVNYEGAGTIEFLVDKHQNFYFMEMNTRIQVEHPVTEEVINVDLIKEQIKVAAGTPISGKNYEPTMHAIECRINAEDPFNNFRPSPGKITNFHSPGGHGVRVDTHVYSGYVIPPNYDSMIAKLICVAQTREEALNTMERALSEFVIEGIKTTIPFHLQLLKDPNFRAGNFTTKFMESFEIVA, encoded by the coding sequence ATGTTTAAAAAAATATTAATTGCTAATCGTGGCGAGATAGCCCTACGTGTTATACGTACCTGTAAGGAAATGGGCATCAAAACGGTAGCGGTATATTCCACTGCCGACCGTGATAGTTTGCATGTGCGCTTTGCTGACGAAGCTGTATGTATTGGTCCGCCGGCTAGCCGCGATTCTTACCTGAACATTCCTAACATTATATCCGCAGCCGAGCTAACCAATGCTGATGCCATCCATCCAGGCTATGGTTTCTTGTCTGAAAACGCTAAATTCTCTGCTATTTGCGCTGAGTACGGTATTAAATTCATTGGTGCCACTGCCGATCAGATTAATGCTATGGGTGATAAAGCTTCGGCTAAAGCTACCATGAAAAAAGCTGGCGTACCTACTATTCCAGGTTCTGAAGGCTTATTGCATGATGTAAAAGAGGGTATTAACGTAGCTAATAAAATTGGCTATCCTATCATCCTGAAAGCTACTGCAGGTGGTGGTGGCCGTGGTATGCGTATTGTATGGAACGACTTAGAGTTTGAACCCGCATGGGATTCGGCCCGGGCTGAAGCTGGCGCTGCCTTTGGCAACGACGGTATTTACCTGGAAAAGTACGTAGAAGACCCACGCCACATTGAAATACAAGTGGTAGGCGACCAATATGGCAAAGTATGCCACTTATCTGAACGCGACTGTTCTATTCAGCGTCGTCATCAGAAGTTAGTAGAAGAATCACCTTCACCATTTATTACCGAAAAGTTACGTCGTAAAATGGGTGAAGCTGCTATTAAAGGTGCTAAAGCTGTAAATTACGAAGGTGCAGGTACCATAGAATTTTTGGTGGATAAGCATCAAAACTTCTACTTTATGGAGATGAATACCCGTATTCAGGTAGAACATCCGGTGACAGAAGAAGTGATTAATGTGGATTTGATTAAAGAGCAAATTAAAGTAGCTGCAGGTACGCCTATATCGGGCAAGAACTATGAGCCTACTATGCATGCTATTGAGTGCCGTATTAATGCCGAAGATCCATTCAATAACTTCCGTCCATCTCCGGGTAAAATCACCAACTTCCATTCGCCGGGCGGTCATGGTGTGCGGGTAGATACTCACGTGTACAGTGGCTATGTTATTCCGCCTAATTACGATTCGATGATTGCTAAGCTAATCTGTGTGGCACAAACCCGTGAGGAAGCTTTAAATACAATGGAACGCGCCTTAAGCGAATTTGTAATTGAGGGTATTAAAACTACGATTCCTTTCCATTTACAATTGCTGAAAGATCCGAACTTCAGAGCCGGTAATTTTACCACCAAGTTTATGGAAAGCTTTGAAATTGTTGCTTAA
- a CDS encoding glycosyltransferase family 2 protein has protein sequence MKLSFVILNYNREKELLTTIQKTKQLMADKDDYEIIVVDNASPDNSVAAVKKQFPDVIIVERKVNNGVAGWNDGFEVAKGKYLIVLDDDSNIEDGLDCAIEVLDTNLDVGIVALNIVNGAFTTHYLYHLRDSIDFIGCGAIIRKEVYNKIGGFAEWLFIYTHEWEYAIRCLDAGYKIRYFENCHVNHRTSSINRTSERLKVFSIRNEMAIVYKFFNKKDRLRYVTRVYLNHLKTIPTNGLKVIPWHIAALREFLKMRKSIENTPVNKAVQDFYSVSCWATRRFYKIV, from the coding sequence ATGAAACTTTCGTTCGTCATCTTAAATTATAATCGGGAAAAAGAATTATTAACTACAATACAAAAAACAAAACAGCTAATGGCTGACAAAGACGATTATGAGATTATTGTAGTGGATAATGCATCGCCTGATAATTCAGTAGCAGCTGTTAAAAAGCAATTTCCTGATGTAATTATTGTTGAGCGAAAAGTAAACAATGGAGTTGCAGGCTGGAATGATGGCTTTGAGGTGGCTAAAGGTAAGTATTTGATAGTTCTGGATGACGACAGTAACATTGAAGACGGCTTAGATTGTGCTATTGAGGTTTTAGATACTAATTTGGATGTAGGAATTGTAGCTTTAAATATTGTTAATGGGGCATTTACAACACATTACCTTTACCATTTACGTGATAGTATTGACTTTATTGGTTGCGGAGCTATTATTCGTAAAGAAGTGTATAACAAGATAGGTGGATTTGCTGAATGGCTGTTCATTTATACGCATGAGTGGGAATACGCTATTAGGTGTTTGGATGCTGGGTATAAAATCAGGTATTTCGAAAATTGCCATGTTAACCATCGTACCAGCAGTATAAACCGTACTTCTGAACGGCTTAAAGTTTTTTCTATCCGAAATGAAATGGCTATAGTGTACAAGTTTTTTAACAAGAAAGATCGTCTTCGCTATGTAACCAGAGTTTACCTCAACCATTTAAAAACTATTCCTACAAACGGGCTGAAAGTTATTCCTTGGCACATTGCTGCATTAAGAGAGTTTTTAAAAATGCGAAAAAGCATAGAAAATACACCAGTTAATAAAGCCGTACAAGACTTTTACAGCGTTAGCTGCTGGGCAACCCGGCGTTTTTATAAAATAGTTTAA
- a CDS encoding cytochrome-c peroxidase → MKKLLFISALVMAVAGYAFSCFREKVTPEKSIAQTLVTQVDSFAAIKNTLLDAVESGKTTDQQLQQLFRQVRLSYKKFEWAAEYFVPQTTRFINGAPTPEVEMAGTLVLDPQGLQVIESLLFPKYNISKKQELIQRLKLLQTGCDQYKSHFNNVDIIDGQVFDAAKLQVFRVLTLGITGFDTPLLQNSLAESAVSLESLKPILAYYGNEDDTAPLLNSIISAAMYLKTHNNFNTFNRAEFITQYGNPVTVSLSNLEQQLHIHVIQYNRLLNQDAKTLFDKNAFNVNAYTTDASFGMTQEKIALGKKLFADPILSGSRTRSCQSCHQPEKAFTDGLTKNTVVEGNALLSRNTPTLLNAALQPSLFYDIRAISLEDQALNVVANKQEMHGSVSKAANLLWQNATYRKLFTNAFPKKNRTSIDSNEVVNALGSYVRSLTLLNSRFDEYMRGNKAAMTQEEVNGFNLFMGKAKCGTCHYMPLFNGTFPPRFTKIETEVIGVPQTIANKALDQDMGRFSFVKIDAFKHAFKTTTVRNAARTAPYMHNGVFTTLDEVVDFYNKGGGAGLGLKVDNQTLPFDQLHLSQKESHEITAFIKSLDSKVVL, encoded by the coding sequence ATGAAAAAACTTTTATTCATATCAGCATTGGTAATGGCTGTTGCAGGATATGCCTTTTCTTGTTTTCGTGAAAAGGTAACACCTGAAAAATCTATTGCACAAACACTGGTTACTCAGGTGGATAGCTTTGCAGCAATAAAAAATACCTTGCTGGATGCAGTAGAAAGTGGTAAGACTACCGATCAGCAACTGCAGCAGTTGTTCAGACAAGTTCGGTTATCATACAAAAAGTTTGAATGGGCCGCTGAGTATTTTGTTCCGCAAACTACCCGGTTTATTAATGGAGCACCAACACCAGAAGTAGAAATGGCCGGAACGCTGGTACTGGATCCACAAGGTTTGCAGGTGATAGAAAGTCTGCTATTTCCTAAGTACAACATTAGCAAGAAACAGGAACTCATACAACGGCTCAAATTACTGCAAACAGGCTGCGATCAATATAAAAGTCATTTTAATAATGTAGATATTATAGATGGGCAGGTATTTGATGCGGCCAAGTTGCAGGTATTTCGGGTGCTCACTTTGGGTATTACCGGGTTTGATACGCCTTTGCTGCAAAATAGCCTGGCCGAATCAGCAGTAAGTTTAGAAAGTTTGAAGCCTATCCTCGCTTATTACGGTAATGAAGACGATACTGCTCCATTGTTAAATAGTATTATTTCAGCAGCTATGTACTTGAAAACGCATAACAATTTCAATACGTTTAACAGGGCCGAGTTTATTACGCAATATGGAAATCCGGTTACCGTTAGCCTAAGCAACTTAGAACAGCAATTGCACATTCATGTTATCCAATACAACCGTTTGCTAAATCAGGATGCTAAAACATTGTTTGATAAGAATGCATTTAACGTGAACGCTTATACTACGGATGCTTCTTTCGGCATGACTCAGGAGAAGATTGCTTTGGGTAAAAAGTTATTTGCCGATCCCATATTATCAGGAAGTAGAACCCGCAGCTGTCAGTCCTGTCATCAGCCTGAAAAGGCTTTTACTGATGGATTGACCAAAAATACTGTAGTAGAAGGAAATGCTTTACTCAGCAGGAATACGCCCACTTTGCTGAATGCAGCCTTGCAACCTTCACTATTTTATGATATACGAGCTATCTCGCTGGAAGATCAAGCTTTGAATGTAGTAGCGAATAAGCAGGAAATGCATGGTTCAGTTAGTAAGGCTGCTAATCTGCTCTGGCAAAATGCAACTTATAGAAAACTGTTTACAAACGCTTTTCCCAAAAAGAATAGAACATCCATAGATTCTAATGAAGTAGTAAATGCTTTAGGCTCCTATGTTCGTAGCTTAACTTTATTGAACAGCAGGTTTGATGAATATATGAGAGGGAACAAAGCGGCTATGACCCAAGAAGAGGTAAATGGCTTTAACTTGTTTATGGGAAAAGCTAAATGCGGTACCTGCCATTATATGCCTTTATTTAATGGTACTTTCCCGCCGCGGTTTACCAAAATTGAGACTGAAGTAATTGGTGTGCCCCAAACTATAGCCAACAAAGCATTAGATCAAGATATGGGTCGATTTAGTTTCGTAAAGATAGATGCTTTCAAACATGCCTTTAAAACTACAACTGTACGCAATGCTGCACGTACAGCTCCCTACATGCACAATGGTGTATTTACTACCTTGGATGAAGTAGTTGATTTTTATAACAAAGGAGGAGGGGCTGGTTTAGGTTTGAAAGTAGATAACCAAACCTTGCCGTTTGATCAGTTACATCTAAGCCAAAAAGAGAGTCATGAAATTACTGCTTTTATCAAAAGCTTGGATAGCAAAGTGGTACTTTAA
- the tatC gene encoding twin-arginine translocase subunit TatC — translation MSDNRIVKAIKNKTKDLEVEMSFFDHLEELRWHLIRASIAILIFTSLVFYYYDFIFDRIIMGPSHSDFWTYRTLCSIGNYLHRSGWCMGTINLHLMNNELAGQFTLQINSSLIIGITLGIPYLLWEIWRFIKPALHENERKAASGFVIYASFLFILGVLFGYFVITPMSVNFLLSYQVSSSIQNLISIDSYLSSVSTLTLATGLVFQLPILVYILSNLGILTAKFMRNSRRYAIVIILIVAAVVTPTPDMITMTVVSIPLFILYEVGIVVAGQVEKRKLKKHTDLLASK, via the coding sequence ATGAGCGATAATAGAATAGTAAAAGCTATAAAAAATAAAACTAAGGATTTAGAGGTGGAAATGTCGTTTTTCGACCACCTTGAAGAACTACGCTGGCATTTAATCAGGGCATCTATCGCCATTTTGATATTTACCAGTTTAGTTTTTTACTATTACGATTTTATTTTTGACCGTATAATCATGGGGCCAAGTCACTCCGACTTCTGGACCTACCGTACCTTATGCAGCATAGGTAATTACCTGCATCGGTCGGGCTGGTGTATGGGTACTATCAACCTACATCTGATGAACAATGAGCTGGCTGGGCAATTTACATTGCAGATCAATTCTTCATTAATCATTGGTATCACTTTAGGTATACCTTACTTGTTGTGGGAAATATGGCGTTTTATTAAACCTGCTTTGCATGAGAATGAACGTAAAGCGGCCAGCGGCTTTGTAATTTATGCCAGTTTCCTGTTTATACTGGGCGTATTGTTCGGATATTTTGTAATTACCCCGATGTCGGTTAACTTTTTATTAAGTTATCAGGTAAGCTCCAGTATCCAAAACTTAATTTCTATTGATTCATACTTATCATCAGTATCAACATTAACCTTAGCAACAGGATTGGTATTTCAGTTACCTATACTCGTTTACATATTATCTAACCTGGGCATTTTAACGGCTAAGTTTATGCGTAATAGTCGTCGGTATGCTATTGTAATTATCTTAATTGTGGCCGCGGTAGTTACTCCAACTCCCGACATGATTACCATGACGGTAGTAAGTATTCCGCTGTTTATTTTATACGAAGTAGGTATTGTTGTAGCTGGGCAGGTTGAAAAACGTAAGCTTAAAAAGCATACTGACTTACTGGCCTCAAAGTAA
- a CDS encoding alkaline phosphatase family protein, with product MNKIYAFSKGQKRFNVYRPTVRTVGVLLLSLSLFSCKKKDKVDTTGDISQVKHVVVIYLENHSFDNLYGQLSGVNGLSNSQSTNITQLDATGKAYTYLPAISGTSAFPTNLPNNYFNIDQYVPADQEIPDVLHRYYQEQMQIDGGKMDKFALYNTSAGLSMGYYKTSLLLLLNFAQKYTLCDNFFHSAFGGSFLNHQWLIAAASPVFPNAPSSMVATVDASGNVVKDGNVTPDGYVVNTSYTVNAPHPASAATTTLVPNQTMPTIGDRLSDANVSWVWYSGGWDNALAGKPDATFQFHHQPFAYFAKYADGTQAKKDHLKDETIFIDAAKNGTLPSVSFVKPLGLNNEHPGYADLTTGENHTVELINDVMNGPNGKDAVIIITYDENGGFWDHVAPPVIDKKWGPGTRVPTIIISPFAKQGYVDHTQYETVSILSFIEKRWGLKPLTDRDKNANPLQNVFNFN from the coding sequence ATGAACAAAATTTACGCATTTAGCAAAGGTCAAAAGCGCTTTAACGTTTATCGGCCTACCGTGCGAACTGTCGGGGTATTACTTTTAAGTTTAAGCCTATTCAGTTGTAAAAAGAAAGACAAGGTTGATACAACAGGCGATATCAGCCAGGTAAAACACGTGGTGGTAATTTATCTGGAAAATCATAGCTTTGATAATTTGTATGGTCAGCTTTCGGGAGTTAATGGCTTGTCAAATTCCCAATCTACTAACATTACTCAGTTAGATGCTACGGGTAAAGCTTACACTTATTTGCCAGCTATTTCGGGTACCAGCGCATTTCCAACCAACCTGCCTAATAACTATTTTAACATTGACCAGTATGTGCCGGCCGATCAGGAAATTCCGGATGTACTGCACCGCTATTATCAGGAGCAAATGCAAATTGATGGCGGCAAAATGGACAAGTTTGCTTTATACAACACCTCGGCAGGCTTGTCCATGGGCTATTACAAAACCAGCTTACTGCTTTTGCTTAACTTTGCACAAAAATATACCCTTTGCGATAACTTCTTTCATAGCGCATTCGGTGGTTCATTCTTAAATCACCAATGGCTTATTGCAGCTGCCAGCCCGGTATTTCCAAATGCGCCATCAAGCATGGTAGCTACTGTTGATGCATCAGGCAATGTGGTAAAAGATGGCAATGTAACGCCTGACGGTTATGTAGTCAATACCAGTTATACCGTAAATGCACCACACCCGGCTAGTGCTGCTACTACTACCTTGGTGCCTAATCAAACTATGCCGACCATTGGTGATCGTCTTAGTGATGCTAATGTATCATGGGTTTGGTATTCAGGCGGATGGGATAATGCTTTAGCTGGTAAACCTGATGCTACCTTCCAATTCCACCATCAGCCATTTGCTTACTTTGCCAAATATGCTGACGGTACACAAGCCAAAAAAGATCACTTAAAAGATGAAACTATATTTATTGATGCAGCTAAAAACGGTACCTTACCTAGTGTATCCTTCGTGAAACCTTTAGGTTTAAACAATGAGCACCCAGGTTATGCTGATTTAACTACTGGTGAAAACCATACCGTGGAGTTGATAAACGATGTGATGAACGGACCTAACGGAAAAGATGCCGTAATCATTATAACTTATGATGAGAACGGTGGTTTCTGGGATCACGTAGCGCCTCCGGTAATTGACAAGAAATGGGGACCTGGTACTCGTGTACCGACTATCATCATTTCGCCATTTGCTAAACAAGGTTATGTTGATCATACCCAATACGAAACAGTAAGTATTTTATCTTTCATTGAAAAAAGATGGGGGCTAAAGCCATTGACTGATCGTGATAAAAATGCAAATCCGCTACAAAACGTATTTAATTTCAATTAA
- the rpiB gene encoding ribose 5-phosphate isomerase B, producing the protein MNTNLKIAIGSDHAGFNYKQALLGWLPQATIKDFGTYSTDSTDYPDFAHPVASAVESGEFDFGILVCGSANGVAITANKHQGIRAAICWQTELASLARRHNNANIICIPERFVSLDDAKSMVETFLTTDFEGGRHANRVGKMAC; encoded by the coding sequence ATGAACACAAATCTAAAAATAGCTATCGGTTCTGACCATGCCGGGTTCAACTATAAGCAAGCTTTGTTAGGCTGGTTGCCTCAAGCTACTATCAAAGATTTTGGCACCTACTCTACTGATTCTACCGATTATCCTGACTTTGCCCATCCGGTAGCCTCAGCTGTTGAAAGTGGTGAGTTTGACTTTGGTATTCTGGTTTGCGGTAGCGCAAATGGTGTGGCTATTACAGCCAACAAGCACCAAGGCATACGTGCAGCTATTTGCTGGCAAACTGAATTAGCCAGTTTAGCCCGTCGGCATAACAATGCTAACATCATCTGCATACCTGAACGCTTTGTATCATTAGATGATGCTAAAAGCATGGTAGAAACTTTTCTAACTACTGATTTTGAAGGAGGCCGTCATGCTAACCGCGTGGGCAAAATGGCTTGCTAA
- a CDS encoding ABC transporter ATP-binding protein gives MNDNIAIRAENISKLYQIGEFSTGSLNRDFEKWWARIRGKEDPFSTIGETNDRTTKGKGNYVWSLKDISFEIKKGEALGIIGRNGAGKSTLLKILTKVTSPTTGLIMGQGRIASLLEVGTGFHPELTGRENIFLNGAILGMKKWEIKKKFDEIVDFSGIERYIDTPVKRYSSGMYIRLAFAVAAHLESEILIIDEVLAVGDAEFQKKCIGKMDDVSKSEGRTIIFVSHNMAAITALCTTGLYLKNGRMAEFGKIDNIVTNYFNEGNSKPKSELWIGDSGDDKVRLYKCVVYPGDKEKGFLTTNDLIVEMEGEVLNPVLGLIMGFTLWSEFDYQLAYVLYDDREEKIKTFEPQKFKKAFRIPANSLALGKYRIEFDIGIQYVKRVIHNECDIFFTLNNLDGIGRKFALEGRGRVSVFRPDWAQKS, from the coding sequence ATGAACGATAACATAGCTATCAGAGCAGAAAATATTTCCAAATTATACCAGATAGGAGAGTTTAGTACCGGATCCTTAAACCGAGATTTTGAAAAGTGGTGGGCCAGAATACGGGGTAAAGAAGATCCTTTTTCGACCATTGGCGAAACTAACGACCGTACAACCAAGGGAAAAGGTAACTATGTATGGAGTTTAAAAGATATTAGTTTTGAAATTAAGAAAGGTGAAGCTTTAGGTATTATAGGACGTAATGGAGCTGGGAAAAGTACCTTACTGAAAATTCTTACTAAAGTAACATCACCCACTACAGGGCTCATCATGGGGCAGGGGCGTATTGCCAGTTTACTGGAGGTAGGTACCGGCTTTCATCCAGAGCTTACCGGCCGTGAAAATATTTTTTTGAATGGTGCTATTTTGGGCATGAAGAAATGGGAGATCAAGAAAAAATTTGATGAAATAGTTGATTTCTCGGGCATTGAACGGTATATCGATACACCTGTAAAACGATACAGTAGCGGTATGTACATCCGCCTAGCTTTTGCGGTAGCCGCCCACTTAGAATCTGAAATTTTAATTATTGATGAAGTTTTAGCCGTAGGCGATGCAGAGTTCCAGAAGAAATGTATCGGCAAGATGGATGATGTGAGTAAAAGTGAAGGCCGGACCATAATATTTGTTAGCCATAATATGGCAGCTATAACAGCACTTTGCACAACAGGCTTGTATCTGAAAAATGGCCGTATGGCAGAATTTGGAAAGATTGACAACATCGTTACTAATTATTTTAATGAGGGTAATAGTAAACCTAAATCGGAGTTGTGGATAGGGGATTCTGGTGATGACAAAGTGAGGCTTTATAAATGTGTAGTGTACCCGGGCGATAAGGAGAAAGGTTTTTTAACTACTAATGATTTAATTGTAGAAATGGAAGGTGAAGTGCTTAACCCTGTACTGGGTTTAATTATGGGCTTTACTTTGTGGTCGGAATTTGATTACCAGTTAGCTTACGTGTTGTATGATGACCGGGAAGAAAAGATAAAAACCTTTGAACCGCAAAAATTTAAAAAGGCATTTCGAATACCGGCAAACTCACTTGCTTTAGGAAAGTACAGAATAGAATTTGATATAGGCATCCAATATGTGAAGCGTGTAATACATAATGAGTGCGACATCTTTTTTACTTTAAACAACTTGGACGGTATCGGAAGAAAGTTTGCTTTAGAGGGCCGCGGTCGCGTAAGCGTGTTCAGGCCGGATTGGGCACAAAAGTCATAG